DNA sequence from the Chloroflexota bacterium genome:
GGCGATCGCGTGGCCATTGCCCGTGAAGCTGCGGAGAGTATCCGGCGCAGCTTGCGCGGCCAGGACCGCATTGCCGTGGTCCATTTCACCACCCGCGTGCTCGATAACCTGACGGTCGATCACCGGGAACCGGATGACCGCGCCGTGAGGCGGTCAATCGACTTGCTGGAGCCGCATGGTTCCACGAACGTGCAGGCCGGTCTCGATCTGGGCGTGCAGCTTGCCGACCGCATCCGGCGCGAGCGTCCCGAAGCGTACAACTACATCATTCTCATGTCGGACGGTGTAGCGAACGTGGACGCCACCGACCCGTTCTCCATTTTGGAGTCGGCGGAAGACCGTGACGACACCAATCCGTTGCGCCTCATCACCATTGGCGTCGGCATAGAGAACTATAACGACTACCTGCTCGAGCAATTGGCGCAGCATGGCAATGGCTGGTACCGCTATCTCAGCACGGTGGAGCAAGCCAGGGCGACGTTTAGCCGCGAAAACTGGCTCGCACTCTCCATCCCCTTTGCCGACCAGACCCGCGCCCAGGTGACGTGGGACCCGGACATGGTCGCGGTGTGGCGTATAGTCGGCTACGAGAACCGCGTTACTTCTGACGAGTCCTTCACCGAGGCGCGCAAGGAGTTCGCGGAGATTCCGGCGGGGGCGGCTACCACGGTGTTCTTTGAATTGCAGCTCACCGACGCAGGCCGGCGGGATACCGCCAGGCTCGGTGAGGTGGAGATACGCTGGGTGACGCCTTCTTCTGGCGAATCCAACCGCCAGCACGCCACGCTGCTGAGCACGAGCGACGCGCTGGAGAATGCCCGGGCTGCGGCGTTCCTGCAATTTGGTTCAATTGTTGCTCTGGCAGCGGACCGCTACAGCAATTTGGACTTCGCGGAGTCGCCGGTGGACCGCGATCTGGCAATTTTGCTGGATGAACTCTGGTCACTGGACCGGCAGTTGGGCGATTTGACGTCGTACAAGGACTTCAGCTACCTGCTGGATTACCTGACGCAGACCGCGCAAAAGGAGCGGCCGGACTCCGGCTACAGCCGGTAGTTCAGGCTTTAGGTAGTCCAACCCGCTTATTCTCAGTCTGAGCGCGGCGAACATCACCCCCTGGAAACCGACGTTAGCGGTATCCAGGGGGTGAATGGATTTCCGGCGTCCGCGGAAGTGAAGGATTTTTAATTGCGAGACATCCTGCTGCGTGTGTCACGATGGCGTCTGTTTGTGCTTCGAAAGGGGCTTGGCGCAGCATCCTCAGCACGAACGGGCGAAGCGGCAGGCCGTGAACACTGACGATGGGTCGCGAAATGCGCAAGGCAACGGGTTGCAAGAGGTCATCACGACCGGCACGTGTTCCTTGACACCGTTGTGCGATGTTTGGTACATTAGGGGATGCGCCCTAGAGATGGGGCGGTACATTAACAAGTGAATATTGCGCAAGCAGAACTTCAATTTTGCCGATTAGAAGCAGGCTAAGTTACTAAGGGCGTACGATGGATGCCTTGGTGCCAAAGGCCGAAGAAGGGCGCGGTTGACTGCGAAAAGCTGCGGGGAGTCGTCAGCAGATTTTGATCCGCAGGTACCCGAATGGGGAAACCCGGCGAGGGTGATGCCTCGTCACCGCATGCTGAATTCATAGGCATGTGGAGGGAACCGCCCGAACTGAATCATCTTAGTAGGGCGAGGAAAAGAGATTATTCCCTGAGTAGTGGCGAGCGAAAGGGGAACAGCCCAAACTCACGCTGTGTGATAGGTTGCAGCCGTTGCAGTGTGAGGGTTGTAGGCCGCAATTGAACCCCCTGCAAGGGGTTCGGAGAGTTGGAGAAAAGCTGTGGTTAGTAGAAGGTCCTGGAAAGGCCCGCCAGAGAGGGTGATAGCCCCGTACACGAAAACCACGGCTCTCTCGTTGCTGTGCCTGAGTACCACGGGACACGTGTAACCCTGTGGGAAACTGGGGAGCCCACTTCCCAAGGCTAAACACCTTTGGCGACCGATAGTGAACGAGTACAGTGAGGGAAAGGTGAAAAGAACCCCGGGAGGGGAGTGAAATAGAACCTGAAATCGTACGCTTACAAGCAGTCAGAGGGCTATGCCGTCTTGCTGGGTCGGCGTGCCTACGCAAAGCGCTTTCTTCGGAAAGTGCGGCGCGCGGGGACGCTAAGCCCGCATTATAGGACGGAATGCCTGATGGCGTGCCTTTTGGAGAATGAGCCGACGAGTTACTATGCGTGGCAAGGCTAAGGTCGGAGGACCGGAGCCGTAGCGAAAGCGAGTCCTAACAGGGCGATTCAGTCGCGTGGAGTAGACCCGAAACTGAGTGAGCTAGCCATGGCCAGGGTGAAGAGAGAGTAATATCTCGTGGAAGCCCGAACCCACCAGAGTTACAAATCTGGGGGATGAGCTGTGGCTAGAGGTGAAATGCCAATCGAACTCAGATATAGCTGGTTCTCCCCGAAATGCATTGCGGTGCAGCCTCAGGTTAGAGTGTTGCGGAGGTAGAGCACTGGATGGGCTAGGGGCCAAAACGGTTACCAAACCCAACCAAACTCCGAATGCCGTATACATGTTACCTGGGAGTGGGACGGTGGGGGATAATCTTCATCGTCAAAAGGGAAACAACCCAGACCCTCAGCTAAGGTCCCTAAATTCAGACTAAGTGGGAAAGGATGTCGGATAGCCCGGACAGCCAGGAGGTTGGCTTGGAAGCAGCCATCCTTTAAAGAGTGCGTAACAGCTCACTGGTCAAGCCGTCTGGCGCCGAAAATTTAACGGGGCTCAAGTCTGGTACCGAAGCTAGGGCAGTGGCGCTCCTTCGGGAGTAGCCGCTGGGTAGGGGAGCGTTCCCTGGGCGGAGAAGCTCGACCGAA
Encoded proteins:
- a CDS encoding von Willebrand factor type A domain-containing protein, whose product is MKRILKSIVVLLAGVLLLAACGAAATAPSAAMEESQAEERQAAPQAEAKEAPAAERAPAAKAEAPASRSQSSQSTSSQPAVRPPQQTAGATTFKDYPRATFVNTVRDAVATFSLDTDRTSFHLALNWARAAYRVEPDSVRAEEWINAFNYDYALPLRDDSFAIATDVIRHPLDSGLHLARIAFQAADLAYDDTPLNVTLVLDASGSMREGDRVAIAREAAESIRRSLRGQDRIAVVHFTTRVLDNLTVDHREPDDRAVRRSIDLLEPHGSTNVQAGLDLGVQLADRIRRERPEAYNYIILMSDGVANVDATDPFSILESAEDRDDTNPLRLITIGVGIENYNDYLLEQLAQHGNGWYRYLSTVEQARATFSRENWLALSIPFADQTRAQVTWDPDMVAVWRIVGYENRVTSDESFTEARKEFAEIPAGAATTVFFELQLTDAGRRDTARLGEVEIRWVTPSSGESNRQHATLLSTSDALENARAAAFLQFGSIVALAADRYSNLDFAESPVDRDLAILLDELWSLDRQLGDLTSYKDFSYLLDYLTQTAQKERPDSGYSR